From Ananas comosus cultivar F153 linkage group 8, ASM154086v1, whole genome shotgun sequence, one genomic window encodes:
- the LOC109714005 gene encoding probable methyltransferase PMT1 has product MRGRADAAQSKKLVTSLCIVIVFVGLLFLYNGSFFGRKGQPASGAFEYRNKISRSLGWGSDDDGEVGKIDESIFAHEGGDNNVRLKNFPVCDDRHSELIPCLDRNLIYQMRLKLDLNLMEHYERHCPQPERRYNCLIPPPPGYKVPIKWPKSRDEVWKVNIPHTHLAHEKSDQNWMVDAGEKIVFPGGGTHFHYGADKYIASIANMLNFTNNNLNNEGRMRTVLDVGCGVASFGGYLLSSDIIAMSLAPNDVHQNQIQFALERGIPAYLGVLGTKRLPYPSRSFELAHCSRCRIDWLQRDGILLLEVDRLLRPGGYFAYSSPEAYAQDEEDLRIWKEMSSLVERMCWKVASKRNQTVIWVKPLNNDCYMSREAGMKPPLCRTNDDPDAVWGVMMEACITPYSEQMHRASGSGLAAWPARLTTPPPRLADLQITTDTFEKDTETWQQRVDSYWSLLSPKIKSDSLRNLMDMKANIGSFAAALKDRDVWVMNVVPEDGPNTLKIIYDRGLIGTTHDWCEAFSTYPRTYDLLHAWTVFSDIEKRGCSAEDLLIEMDRILRPTGFIIVRDKRPVYDFINQYLKALRWELITSVDAEPNSDSENNEMILVIQKKMWNPHRSLMDSA; this is encoded by the exons ATGAGGGGGAGAGCTGACGCGGCGCAGAGTAAAAAATTAGTTACCTCACTTTGTATCGTGATTGTCTTTGTTGGTTTACTGTTTCTGTACAATGGTTCATTCTTTGGGCGCAAAGGGCAACCAGCTAGCGGTGCTTTTGAGTACAGGAATAAGATCTCACGCTCGTTAGGGTGGGGTAGCGATGACGATGGTGAGGTCGGTAAAATTGATGAATCCATTTTTGCACATGAAGGTGGAGATAACAATGTCAGGCTTAAGAACTTTCCT GTTTGTGATGATCGGCATTCTGAGTTGATTCCTTGCTTGGATAGAAACCTCATTTATCAGATGAGGCTGAAACTGGATTTGAACCTGATGGAGCACTACGAAAGGCATTGCCCTCAGCCGGAGAGGCGCTACAATTGCTTGATTCCTCCTCCACCTGGCTATAAG GTTCCAATTAAATGGCCAAAAAGTCGGGATGAAGTCTGGAAGGTAAACATACCTCATACTCACCTTGCTCACGAAAAGTCGGACCAGAACTGGATGGTTGATGCAGGTGAAAAAATTGTTTTTCCGGGAGGAGGAACTCACTTCCATTATGGAGCTGATAAATATATAGCATCAATTGCAAAT ATGCTAAATTTCACGAATAACAATCTAAACAACGAGGGGAGGATGCGGACAGTTCTTGACGTCGGTTGTGGTGTTGCAAGTTTTGGTGGATATCTACTTTCATCTGATATTATTGCAATGTCTTTGGCACCCAACGATGTACACCAAAACCAGATCCAGTTTGCCCTAGAAAGAGGAATTCCTGCTTATCTCGGTGTTTTAGGGACTAAACGGCTCCCATACCCTAGTAGATCTTTTGAACTTGCCCATTGTTCCCGTTGTAGGATTGATTGGCTTCAAAGGGATGGAATCCTACTTCTTGAGGTAGACAGATTACTTAGGCCAGGAGGCTATTTTGCTTATTCATCTCCTGAAGCATATGCACAGGATGAAGAGGATCTCAGAATTTGGAAAGAAATGAGTTCACTTGTAGAGAGGATGTGCTGGAAAGTTGCATCTAAAAGAAATCAAACTGTTATTTGGGTCAAGCCTTTGAATAATGATTGCTACATGAGCAGAGAAGCTGGTATGAAGCCACCTCTGTGTAGAACTAATGACGATCCAGATGCAGTGTGGGGTGTGATGATGGAAGCCTGTATTACTCCTTACTCAGAAC AGATGCATAGAGCCAGCGGAAGTGGATTGGCTGCTTGGCCTGCTCGCTTGACAACCCCTCCTCCCCGTCTAGCTGATCTCCAGATTACCACTGACACATTCGAAAAGGACACG GAGACGTGGCAACAAAGAGTTGACAGCTATTGGAGCCTATTGAGTCCAAAGATCAAGTCGGACTCTCTAAGGAATTTGATGGACATGAAGGCAAACATTGGATCATTTGCTGCTGCATTAAAGGACAGGGATGTTTGGGTGATGAATGTCGTGCCTGAAGATGGACCGAACACCCTCAAGATAATCTATGACAGAGGCCTCATAGGCACCACACATGACTG GTGCGAAGCCTTCTCAACCTACCCTCGGACCTACGATCTTCTTCATGCATGGACGGTGTTCTCCGACATTGAGAAGAGGGGATGCAGTGCTGAGGATCTGCTCATTGAGATGGATCGCATACTTAGGCCAACTGGGTTTATTATAGTGAGAGATAAGCGACCGGTATATGATTTCATCAATCAGTACTTAAAAGCATTGCGGTGGGAATTGATAACTTCAGTAGATGCCGAGCCCAACTCAGACTCAGAGAACAACGAGATGATTCTTGTGATCCAGAAGAAGATGTGGAACCCTCACAGAAGCTTGATGGATTCAGCATAA